A window of Amblyraja radiata isolate CabotCenter1 chromosome 25, sAmbRad1.1.pri, whole genome shotgun sequence contains these coding sequences:
- the dgcr2 gene encoding integral membrane protein DGCR2/IDD isoform X2, giving the protein MWAKPNIPLLLLLIAVAAKPERPGPRLGLARLLSELRCTTGEFACKTGTIQCIPQSWYCDGWQTCEDGSDELDCPGKCPTGWHHYEGTASCYRVYLNSEDYWNAVQTCQRVNGSLATFTTDQELRFILAEEWDLEERPLSRKDQRRFWVGYQYTITNRSHTSLEGQWEVAYKSSSTEVFLPPEQVPTFGMTISEQENVLCAQLQCSHFPSLRHHGLHSWYAENCNEKSAFLCKRSQTCVDIKDNVVDEGKYFTPKGNDPCLSCTCHNGEPEMCVAALCERPQGCQHFEKDPKECCKFTCLDPDGSGIFDSMASGMRLIVSCISSFLILSLLLFMVHRLRQRRRERIESLIGGNLHHFNLARSRMPGFDYGPDSLGSGLTPLHLSDDGEGGAFHFHDPPPPYTAYKYPDIQHPDDPPPPYEAFINSNSMLCVSPDGGPGQVVEQSSQRAVAETVIGEPTDVSSFTLEVATEELEVSAGSSTLLVPHPIHPESALNRSSHSSVNTVV; this is encoded by the exons GACCGCGGCTCGGTCTGGCAAGACTTCTGTCAG agctGCGCTGTACCACTGGAGAATTTGCTTGCAAGACTGGAACTATTCAGTGTATTCCTCAGAGCTGGTACTGCGATGGATGGCAGACCTGTGAAGATGGCAGTGATGAACTCGattgtccag GTAAGTGTCCAACAGGCTGGCATCACTATGAGGGGACAGCGAGCTGTTACCGAGTGTATTTGAATAGTGAGGACTACTGGAATGCTGTCCAAACATGTCAACGAGTGAATGGATCGTTGGCTACATTCACTACTGATCAAGAGCTGCGCTTCATACTAGCTGAAGAATGGGACCTAGAGGAACGGCCATTGAGTCGCAAGGACCAACGCAG GTTCTGGGTTGGCTATCAGTACACGATAACAAACAGAAGCCACACCTCGCTAGAGGGACAGTGGGAAGTAGCTTATAAGAGCA GTTCCACAGAGGTGTTCCTTCCACCAGAACAGGTGCCAACGTTTGGAATGACCATCTCGGAGCAAGAAAATGTGCTGTGTGCTCAGCTGCAATGCTCCCACTTCCCCAGCCTGCGGCACCACGGATTACACAGCTGGTATGCTGAGAACTGCAATGAGAAGTCGGCGTTTCTCTGCAAAAGAA GTCAAACCTGTGTGGATATAAAAGATAACGTGGTAGACGAGGGCAAGTACTTTACTCCAAAGGGCAATGATCCATGCTTGAGCTGCACCTGCCACAACGGCGAGCCAGAAATGTGTGTAGCAGCTTTGTGTGAGCGGCCACAAGGGTGTCAACActttgaaaaggatccaaaggaaTGCTGCAAATTCACATGTCTTGACCCAG ATGGCAGCGGCATTTTTGATTCTATGGCGAGTGGAATGCGTCTGATCGTAAGCTGCATTTCCTCCTTCCTCATTCTGTCACTGCTCCTCTTCATGGTCCACCGGTTACGGCAACGACGGAGAGAACGAATCGAGTCTCTTATTGGGGGGAACT TGCATCATTTTAACCTCGCCCGAAGCAGAATGCCAGGCTTTGATTATGGTCCAGATAGCCTTGGATCAGGCCTAACTCCTCTGCATCTCTCTGACGATGGTGAGGGAGGAGCATTCCACTTCCACGATCCCCCACCTCCATACACGGCTTATAAATACCCAGACATTCAGCATCCTGATGATCCACCCCCTCCGTATGAGGCATTCATCAATTCAAACAGCATGCTTTGTGTAAGCCCAG ATGGTGGTCCTGGGCAGGTGGTGGAACAGAGCAGCCAGCGCGCTGTAGCCGAGACCGTCATTGGAGAGCCGACTGATGTGAGCAGCTTCACTCTGGAGGTCGCCACAGAGGAACTGGAAGTCTCGGCTGGCAGCAGTACCTTACTGGTGCCACACCCCATCCACCCAGAGAGTGCGCTGAATCGCAGCAGTCACTCTTCAGTAAATACAGTGGTATAA
- the dgcr2 gene encoding integral membrane protein DGCR2/IDD isoform X1, producing the protein MWAKPNIPLLLLLIAVAAKPERPGPRLGLARLLSELRCTTGEFACKTGTIQCIPQSWYCDGWQTCEDGSDELDCPGVIGDHRGHHTKETTDLKQVRGRTAEDTRFYPINVAQPFQFTRKCPTGWHHYEGTASCYRVYLNSEDYWNAVQTCQRVNGSLATFTTDQELRFILAEEWDLEERPLSRKDQRRFWVGYQYTITNRSHTSLEGQWEVAYKSSSTEVFLPPEQVPTFGMTISEQENVLCAQLQCSHFPSLRHHGLHSWYAENCNEKSAFLCKRSQTCVDIKDNVVDEGKYFTPKGNDPCLSCTCHNGEPEMCVAALCERPQGCQHFEKDPKECCKFTCLDPDGSGIFDSMASGMRLIVSCISSFLILSLLLFMVHRLRQRRRERIESLIGGNLHHFNLARSRMPGFDYGPDSLGSGLTPLHLSDDGEGGAFHFHDPPPPYTAYKYPDIQHPDDPPPPYEAFINSNSMLCVSPDGGPGQVVEQSSQRAVAETVIGEPTDVSSFTLEVATEELEVSAGSSTLLVPHPIHPESALNRSSHSSVNTVV; encoded by the exons GACCGCGGCTCGGTCTGGCAAGACTTCTGTCAG agctGCGCTGTACCACTGGAGAATTTGCTTGCAAGACTGGAACTATTCAGTGTATTCCTCAGAGCTGGTACTGCGATGGATGGCAGACCTGTGAAGATGGCAGTGATGAACTCGattgtccag GAGTGATTGGTGATCACCGCGGGCACCACACAAAGGAAACTACTGACCTGAAACAGGTGCGTGGCAGAACTGCCGAGGACACTCGCTTCTACCCGATCAATGTGGCCCAGCCCTTCCAGTTCACCC GTAAGTGTCCAACAGGCTGGCATCACTATGAGGGGACAGCGAGCTGTTACCGAGTGTATTTGAATAGTGAGGACTACTGGAATGCTGTCCAAACATGTCAACGAGTGAATGGATCGTTGGCTACATTCACTACTGATCAAGAGCTGCGCTTCATACTAGCTGAAGAATGGGACCTAGAGGAACGGCCATTGAGTCGCAAGGACCAACGCAG GTTCTGGGTTGGCTATCAGTACACGATAACAAACAGAAGCCACACCTCGCTAGAGGGACAGTGGGAAGTAGCTTATAAGAGCA GTTCCACAGAGGTGTTCCTTCCACCAGAACAGGTGCCAACGTTTGGAATGACCATCTCGGAGCAAGAAAATGTGCTGTGTGCTCAGCTGCAATGCTCCCACTTCCCCAGCCTGCGGCACCACGGATTACACAGCTGGTATGCTGAGAACTGCAATGAGAAGTCGGCGTTTCTCTGCAAAAGAA GTCAAACCTGTGTGGATATAAAAGATAACGTGGTAGACGAGGGCAAGTACTTTACTCCAAAGGGCAATGATCCATGCTTGAGCTGCACCTGCCACAACGGCGAGCCAGAAATGTGTGTAGCAGCTTTGTGTGAGCGGCCACAAGGGTGTCAACActttgaaaaggatccaaaggaaTGCTGCAAATTCACATGTCTTGACCCAG ATGGCAGCGGCATTTTTGATTCTATGGCGAGTGGAATGCGTCTGATCGTAAGCTGCATTTCCTCCTTCCTCATTCTGTCACTGCTCCTCTTCATGGTCCACCGGTTACGGCAACGACGGAGAGAACGAATCGAGTCTCTTATTGGGGGGAACT TGCATCATTTTAACCTCGCCCGAAGCAGAATGCCAGGCTTTGATTATGGTCCAGATAGCCTTGGATCAGGCCTAACTCCTCTGCATCTCTCTGACGATGGTGAGGGAGGAGCATTCCACTTCCACGATCCCCCACCTCCATACACGGCTTATAAATACCCAGACATTCAGCATCCTGATGATCCACCCCCTCCGTATGAGGCATTCATCAATTCAAACAGCATGCTTTGTGTAAGCCCAG ATGGTGGTCCTGGGCAGGTGGTGGAACAGAGCAGCCAGCGCGCTGTAGCCGAGACCGTCATTGGAGAGCCGACTGATGTGAGCAGCTTCACTCTGGAGGTCGCCACAGAGGAACTGGAAGTCTCGGCTGGCAGCAGTACCTTACTGGTGCCACACCCCATCCACCCAGAGAGTGCGCTGAATCGCAGCAGTCACTCTTCAGTAAATACAGTGGTATAA